The region cgtagaggacaacatgctagagttcttgaagcgcctcaaatacaatgaagatatactacttccttacaacttccagtgagtcacactgtcttgtactacaaattctccgtttttgcctactagctagctacatgtttttgcttacatatgcccgcttaattaagacatgcaaacgtgtgtgcatgcagatttcactgggtcttgtgtatcattaaagttgacgacggaacagttgaaatactggactcactactcaaagttaaaactgactataacatcttgcttgggatagtcaacaggtaatttcaatcattattaactatatatctcggcctatttagtttgtcatttcatgatatgaactatttaataacccctttattcattttctttgtcggcgggcagggcttgggcaaggttcatcagcgtcacggatggcgaatggaaaaaaagcttcaatggtttccacccaaggtaagtaattaagtagtactagctagctagctagctgccatctctttaattatcatgcttgattaattattatctgatcaaattccattctcgtaaaggccctgatgcAGGCgcagggactgatctgtgtgcattctgcgttcgcgagaacattcgcatgatggcgtccgaaaggagcagatctcaaagacaggaatgggtacgcttgtcaaaacactattcataatttttacaccattatcgatatctagtcacacaactaatacacatgcatattgatctccttcttaacagttcagagaggtgcgggagaagctcctagaaacggagcgcgtagaagcacttcaagaggaaatagcgggatttctgCTCGACcaagtcataaatccgaagggagaatactattacccgctaccgcccccatgaaaaccacttccaattgtcatcgtgctccgaaggcaccaattaggctaatgccactggctccgaaggcaacatgcatatgtaggagaaattgtatatagctagctatacatttgtgtatgtgtgaattaattaatatggtggtttgtgagacattgatgatatatatatgcatgattggttctactagaaattctatatatatatatatNNNNNNNNNNNNNNNNNNNNNNNNNNNNNNNNNNNNNNNNNNNNNNNNNNNNNNNNNNNNNNNNNNNNNNNNNNNNNNNNNNNNNNNNNNNNNNNNNNNNNNNNNNNNNNNNNNNNNNNNNNNNNNNNNNNNNNNNNNNNNNNNNNNNNNNNNNNNNNNNNNNNNNNNNNNNNNNNNNNNNNgcataacgtgtacaatgtgtagtatcgtaaaataccagcaaacgaaaaagaattaaaatggaaacacaaaattaaatgaaaaagaaatcataaaactaaaaagccCCCAAACTTTATAGTACcagttggtattaccaaccggtactaaagggctccagcccctcggagctggctcgtgccacgtggttgccctttagcaccggttcgtgctgaaccggtactaaagggggggagggctttagtgcccacactttagtgccggttatggaaccggcactaaagggccttacgaaccggtgctattgcccggttatgCACTAGTGGATCCTCGTGGTCCCGGCCGGAACTCCTCTCCTTCCCCATCACCGGTCGGGCAAAGTATGAGTCCCTCCGAGAACGAGCGGCCCGCCGTGGGATGGAGAGGATAAGGGTCGCCGAGGCTCGTATCGAGGCGGCCGTGGAGGAGGAAGCCATCCGCACCCGTGTTGTGAAGAAATGGCAGCAGAGGAACACGCTCCCTCGCCCGTGAGAAGAATCGGGCGGTCCGTGCCATGGCCGGACTGCCaccgaaggaggagaaggagaacaaCTCCGGCGAGGACAGCTCCGGCGACGAGCAGATCCGGCTCGATCCGTACTACGTTTTCAACCGGTACTTCCGCGAGAAGGGACAACAAGGGCGCCATGAATATGGCAAGggcagccgtggatgaactccaccatagccaaacatgccaaattttggtagtCCAATGGCATGTTTGTGTAGTGTGATGGAGTAGCCGGACGATGCGTGTGCGTCGACGTAGTTGCTTGAGTTTGTGTGGATTTGAGATATGGTAATTAAGGTGTCTAGATGTAGATTGTATTTTTTGAGGAGTGCCCCGTCCGCGGacgtttgaggggccggatttgccaagtccagctgtagatgctcttacttaTAGAGAAACCATGGGTTATTCCTGACATGGAAAACGCGGATCCCCATTTTCAATTATCAATCTCGAATTTGATTTACATTCTTTATAAATACACAATAATCAAGATAATTAATGTGAAGTATACACATTCATATACTATCCATTCCCCCAGCCAACCTTTTAAAAGAACACACATCTAGACCAATCAGTCAAATCAACAAGGCTAATTAAACAGGCACAACGTGTATGCCCTCAGCTGCATTGACTACTGCGGCTGCATCATCCAGAGGCTGACCTTGTTCTATCTCCCCAGTAATCTCCTCAAGAGATTTTCCCTTAGTTTCCGGCAATAGAAGAGTGAACACAATCCCAACTAGATTGCAACCAACAAGGACAAACAACAAGATCCTGAAACGGCACCTCAGGAAGGAGAACGCTAACACGCCGAAGATGGCACCGATTTTCCCGACCGCCCCCGATATGCCATGGCATGTGGAGCGCAACCGTGCCGGGAAGAGTTCCGCTGGAAAGATGAAAGTCGTAGTGTTTGGCCCAAAGTTCGCGAAGAAGAAGATGGAGCCATACATGACTGCGAATCCATATttgttcttgttgcattctagccaTTTATTATAGGGGATGGCAAGGCAGAGCTGAAAGACTGTCATCATAGTGAAGCCGAGCAATTGGATTTTCACACGGCCTATGCGATCAATGAAGGCGACCGCGAAGAAGTATCCTGGCAATGTACACCCCGCTGCGATGGCCATGTGCACTCCAGTGATGTCGATTGTTCGCTGGAACGGATCGTCGGCTTTGTGATACCTAGCCACTTGACAAATATTAACCTTACAGACTTCATCATCATGACCTTTAAGCAGCCCGACTGTAGTAAAGATGTCCTTCATACAGAGGTTGAGGGAGTAGAAGGTGACGTCAAGGACGAACCAGCAGACGGTGGTACCGAGGAGATGGAGGCCATGACGTTGGCGAAACTCTGAGGAGAAGAGGCCATACTGGTCGTGGCAACCGAGATTGTCTTCTTCTGGGACGATGTGCATGCTGAGGACTGCGGACATGTCCGCTgcagccatgtttgcgtccttggctatGAGGGCCGTGTACTGTGCTGTCTCTGGCATCTTCATGCGCCAGTAGTAGGTGAGCAGTGCAGGAACGGCGCCAAATATGAGAACAATGCGCCAGACAAAATCTATATTGTCTGGCGATGATTTCCTGAAGGCTTGTGATGTGATCATGCCAACGAGCCCCGCCACAACATTTCCGAAACCCTGGAATTAGTTGGAAATAAAGTGTGGTTATATTACAATTGATACATATATAAATTAAAACTGTCAGGGGCAATAATCGTCTTCCTTTGTctaaagaactagatactcaagccaTGTCAGCCTTACTTGCATGGCGAACACGGCAGACATGAAGGCGCCGCGGGTCCTCTTGTTAGCATACTCAGACATAATGGTGGCCGAGAGCGGGTAGTCGCCGCCAATGCTTCCACCGAGCCAGAAGCGGAAGAAGCAGAGCGTGATCACGACGGTTTTGTAAGTGCTCTTGCCGAAGGTGAAGCCGGAGGCGAGGGAGCAGAAGACCATGAGGAGAAGAGTGACGCCATAGATGCGCTTCCGGCCCATCTTGTCGCCAAGCCAGCCGAAGACGAGCTGCCCAGGCACAGTACCGCAGAGGGCGGCTGCGTTGATGTAGATGGAGATGTAGGTTGGTATCGGGCCGCCTGTGTAGTACCTGTGGCCGATGAGGTCGAcgacgagggagagggagaagaggtCGTAGGCATCGGTGAAGAAGCCCATGCCCGCGATCCCGATCGCCATGAAGTGGTACAACTGCGTCCTCGCCACGTCGAGTGCGTGCAGCACCCTCAGCTGCTGGTTGCGAGCCATGGTTCCTTGCTATTTTCCTGCCGTTTCTTGTTGTGGCAGTGATGATCCTCCAGACAGATATTTATATGTGAGTTGAGTGGCCCCTAGAGTCCCATATGAAATTGTACGTTCCTTCACTCAGTTAAGGTTTTGTTCAAATATTATTGTTGTTTTGTTACTAATATAACTAGGCTTATTTTCCTAAGACAGTTCATGGTTGTCTCCTAAGAGACATATGTTGCCCTGCATGCGTTGCCAAGATGTTAGAGTACGATTGTGCACCAAGACACTAGCATAAGGTTAACTGCAAGATCCGAGATCATGTTGGATGTGTAGCTGCATCGTCCAGATGGCCACAAAGTTTAGAGGAATAAATATTTGAGAAACGGCCGAAACCTCTAGACGCTATCTTATGCAAACTcatgaaatagaaaatgtagaagAACTCATGAAACTGAAAGACTAATGGTGAATGTATTCTTGACATTGTGGGAAAATTTATGTCACTGGAATACTATTTAACCTGTGGATCTACTGAAAATTGCGTACTTGATCTTTATTAATTATATGTGAGCGACAAACTTGGCAGGAATCTGCGGCCGGACGAACTTCGTACGTACGAACCACGATTTCTAGCTTGGACGGCAGGAACCAACTagtaataattattatttttcTGTTCATCCATGGATGAAATGATTGGTGGAACTGGAGAATATATTAGAGGGTGTGCAACACACTGACGCGACATGTTTGAGGTCACACGCGTCTTAGGGTATATCCTCTGGAATCTGGTGCAGATTCCTGTTCCGTTAGACTGATATTACCTATGTAGTTGACTGCAACTTGCAAGCGATGGTGACTGCGGACCACGGAGACCAGCTGCGACCGAGAACACCTCCTGTGGTGCGGTAGCGCAGCCCGGTGAAGTTGGAAGTTAGTGTGCGTCGAGCTAGAAGCTTcagcctctgttcctaaatatatgaccTATTTGCAGtttctttccctactaataaagcacggagtgcttctggTTGTACGTCACACATTTTTTCAAAAAAGCCCTTGTGTTTTCAGTAATTAAACCCGCCATCCTATTTTAAGTGGATTATAGGAGAAAACGTTTCGCTTATGCAAATAACACCCTGTAATTTGGTATTATTCAACGTCAGTCCGGTGAGGAAAACAGAGATGCAGACGGGATAGAGTGAATGCAAAGAGTAGTCCCGTTCACTGTCGCTCCCGCCAGCGACGACTGGCTTGCCCACGCGGCGGCCCACGCGAGCAAGGCCAAGGGACGGCCCAGACGGTCGATGGTGGCGCTGTCATCGTTGTCCTCACGCATGTAGACGAGGCAGTGGGGAGGGTGCCGGCGCTGGtcgcaggggaggccgaagggcgtGGACAAGCCAGATCCGGGACGGAGGACGGACACCGGCGGCTTGGGGACATGGATCCCGCAGATCTGAGCAGCGGCTGGCGAactcggaggcggcggtggcgtgaAGACAACCGTGGTGGTGGTGGCAACAGCGACGAGGCTCCTTGCGTGCTCCTTCTCATGGACAAGGGAAAAGAGAAAGAACTGAGAGGCAGaggagagagaaacgagggaggaggagAGGCGCGTTGGAGCTCCGGTAGCGGGCGGCGTGCACGATGGATCGGGTGCTGAGAAAAGAAGGGAATCGGGGATGGGGAGAAGAAAGGTGTGGGGAAGAGACGAGAGGATGAGCGGAGGGGGCTGAGAAGATAAGGTCGGAGGGAAGAGCGGCCAAACGACACGCGTTGCCTGTGTGTGAGACGGCTGGTGCCCAAGCGCGGGCTGGAGACTCAAGGCTTGATTCTCGCCATGCAAAAAACGAGATTAAAGAAAGAAGTTAACTAACTTAGGAGGAATTAGCTAGAAAAAGGATTTTTTTAACGAGAAAGCTACAAAAGGATTAAATGCTTGATTATGGCCGTTGCATGCATCTGTTTGCTTCTCCGTATCTACATGCACAATTGCACACGATTGACGAGCTTGGTTCTACATTTCCTTTTCATCTCGACGAAGTTGGATACATGCACAGGATTGATGGTTTTTGTTccatattttttttcttcttttattttcttgATTAAAATTTTCAATCATTCGTACCCATTGTAACCCCATATGTTTGTGTTGACAAAATAATATCCGAGCGCTGCTGATTTCGGTTCATACGAGTGCATTTTATGTCAGACATTATAATTTTTGTGAGTTTTTGTTGTtcatccgttgcaacgcacgggccttttgcTAGTAAAACTAATAGAGGGAGTAATGGTTTTGAAGGTAAAAGATGGTGTTTCTGTTGACAAAGGCACCGCCGCTCACCGGAGTAATGAAGTCGCCAGTGCTGGAGCAGGAGGTAGATGGTCGAGACGGCATACATCGAATGACCAAAGACGCCGAAGAGTGCGCTGTGTTTGCTATAGTATGGATCATGCGGAAGTGGTGCACTCCCCATCGGCTTGGGGATGCACACATAATTATAGAGGGTAATTGGTACTACTATAGCTTTAGATTATTCATTTCAACCCGAAATTTGCATAATAAGCGACATAATTATAAACTAATAAGGGGTCAATTTCAAATTATGAAAACATTTTACAAAAATCCCCTGATAAGTACGGGGTATCCATCAGAGAGTACAGGTTGCACCACGCGGGTAGTACAACTTGCACCACACAAGGAGTACAAGTTACGGCGCGTGGGGATACACTACTCATGGGAGTACAAGTAATTTATCTTTTGGAGTACAAGTATGTTATCTTTTGGAGTAAACGtatattatttcagacttatgagaGTACAAGTTTAGTATAATTGGGAATACAAGGTTCATTTGTAACATACCAACGTGGATTTAATTTCAAAGATATCGACCAAGGAATGCAATGATGAATACAGTTCATGATCTAGATGATCGGCTTAAGAGTTATTTCATTTTAAAATGGGATAAAAGAAGGACTTACATGCAAACCCTTCAATCATCCACGTGGAAAACCCCACCAAAACTTTCTGGTGACGACAAGCGACATATATGTGTTGCGCGACTTGTCACACCCAGAAGAATTTGGAAGTAACATTTGCAAGTGATACCCCTCAATTAGTGATTTGTGAGATGATTTTGAATGACATGTGACCCTGTTTGGCATTGGCGCTATTTATCCTAGCATCCACTTCATTACAATATTGAGAGAATCTTTGTACAATACCCTTCCTCCTATTTGTACCCTCCCAGTTTGCACCTTTTTCATTTCCGTTTTGAACTTCTTTTCTTTCCTTTACGTATATCCTTCTATTTTATTTCCTAGTTATGTTTATTTTGAGTTTTCATCTCTCTTTATATATTTCAGTTtattttgtgtttgctctttttttaTTGTAGTTTCTTATTAAGTTTGCAATAACAATAGTTTTATATTTTTTGTATTAACCAATCTATACAAATTATTTAGATGATTTGGATGCTATCATATAGATCTTTACATTCTTTTTGTGAAACATCTGCGTTTGGTTACATGAACAATTTCGAAAATACACAAACATATTTCATGGATCTGGAACTGTTTTGTTTACCAACTGTTTTATCTACTGAAACAAAATAAACAAGTCGAGTTATCATTTTTATATTCATGCATATCTTATTTGATATACATAAATGTTTATACATACGAAAC is a window of Triticum dicoccoides isolate Atlit2015 ecotype Zavitan chromosome 2B, WEW_v2.0, whole genome shotgun sequence DNA encoding:
- the LOC119366931 gene encoding putative inorganic phosphate transporter 1-13, producing the protein MARNQQLRVLHALDVARTQLYHFMAIGIAGMGFFTDAYDLFSLSLVVDLIGHRYYTGGPIPTYISIYINAAALCGTVPGQLVFGWLGDKMGRKRIYGVTLLLMVFCSLASGFTFGKSTYKTVVITLCFFRFWLGGSIGGDYPLSATIMSEYANKRTRGAFMSAVFAMQGFGNVVAGLVGMITSQAFRKSSPDNIDFVWRIVLIFGAVPALLTYYWRMKMPETAQYTALIAKDANMAAADMSAVLSMHIVPEEDNLGCHDQYGLFSSEFRQRHGLHLLGTTVCWFVLDVTFYSLNLCMKDIFTTVGLLKGHDDEVCKVNICQVARYHKADDPFQRTIDITGVHMAIAAGCTLPGYFFAVAFIDRIGRVKIQLLGFTMMTVFQLCLAIPYNKWLECNKNKYGFAVMYGSIFFFANFGPNTTTFIFPAELFPARLRSTCHGISGAVGKIGAIFGVLAFSFLRCRFRILLFVLVGCNLVGIVFTLLLPETKGKSLEEITGEIEQGQPLDDAAAVVNAAEGIHVVPV